ATGTTCATTGATTGCTTGGTTGTATAAATGTTTATGTTCTTAATAATAGAAGAGTGAATGACTGACGTGTCTGAAATCATAATATCAACAATGTCTGTAACAATTTCACTTCCACATTAGTAGTAAAGAATAGAAAGTCACTCGTATGTTTTTTAATGTGTGCTAGTAAAGAAGCATATCCTGTGCCATGTACTGCATCCTAAAAAATGTGTTACTTATAGACAGGGAAATTGTACTGAAGCTGTATCTAATGTTTGGATGCGGAGGGGTTAGATCCAATCTCTCCAGATTGATAGggaaattatactccctctggcagaaattacttgtcgaaatattacatgcaccTAGACgcttttttaaacataaatacattcatatttggacaaatttgagacaagtaatggTACTGAAATAACCCTGCAATCTGGAAGTGGGATTCGACCCTGATCCTGATGAAACAATGTCAAACCTGTGGACGCAATGATATTGCCAACTTTAGATAATCTGGCAAAGAACAACACATTAGAGTGATATGAACAATCTCTGATTGAACAAACACAGCACGTCACAAAATACAACAGACGCACAACAATCATGATCCACAGTGTCTCCTCACTCCTAAGGCCAATAGCTCTACTAACTGAAGAGATACAGCAACTAGCAACTTGTAGTCAAACATCTGGGCTGTTCTTGAAGTCATCCTCACTAACATACAGAGCCGCCGGTGAATCAGATCGCCTGGTGCTGGACGGGAACACTGAGCTTGCCTGTTGAAAATCTGAACCTGATCTCGACTCCAAGATGTTGTGATGAAGGACGGATTCGCTGTTCTGGTGATCAAGTCTATCTCTGGGAATGTCTAGGGGGGAAGCGGCACCACAACTGGAGTCCGGTGTCAAAGGCTCACGGCCTGAGGAGTGGCACTCGTCATGAGAAGAAAGGTCCTTCAACAGCCCGTCTGTGCCTTCATGATCATCACTCACAGTCGAAGCCTTGTCCCGGATTAGGGGCTCGGAAGTCGGTACCGGGGTCAATGGGTCGGTCTTGTTGAAATCCTGGCGGAGCTCTTGAACCGGGACAAGAGCGTTGAGTGTGCCTGATTCACACAGCACACCAGTTaggcgctgctgctcttccATGATCTTCTGGAGATACTTGCCTTGGGCTTCTATTCGGAGCTGTAGTTGCCTTTGTACCTGCAAAAATGTTTTGAGGGAGcagttagtttttttttcctgcaattGGAATGGAAGCCAGAAGCTTCATCTGATACACTGCCTGAAAATTGATGCAGAaaagggccagtgcctccactgTGCTTCCTATAGCAGTTCACTCGCTAGTCAGAGTGCATGATTGGAATCGATATTTGTTAACTGAAACAAATCAAGAACACTTAATATGATTGATTTACAAGACTCCATACAGAAAACAGTACTACTTACAATAAATATCCAAATAACCATCATGTTAAAATTGAAAATGTTATTTATCCTGTCCAGCCTTCATGGAAGTGCTTAACATTCAGTATGGTACTGTTGTGCTGTGTGCAAAACTAAGCCCCAGAGGGCGCTCACTAGAATAtgaatatactccctccgttccattttataagatgttctagctttgtcctaaatttgaccaaatttatagaaaatctACCAACAACTACAACTCTaagttagttttattaaatccatcatgatatatatctccatagtatacttatttgatactccctccgtcccatattaagtgtcgaaatattacatgtatctagatgctttttaggcatagatacatccatacttggacaaatttgagacacttaatatgggacggagggagtattgtaGATATCAGTAcgattttctataaacttggtcagaCTTCTTTGtgaaactttaagaagtttgacctAGGACAAAGCAAGATTAGGAGCCCAATAATGTATCTACTTGCCTCTAATTGATCACGTAGCCGCTTCTGCACTTCCATCTGCAACTTTAGAGCCTCGCTTAACTCCATTCCCCTGTCGTTGATAGGTATGTTTTATCAAGATTCAGAAATATAAGGACCTTCAAGTTGACTACCGGTGTACTAGAAGTTTCATATAATAATTTGACAGTATACTGTTCACAGCATCAGATGGATGATTACAAACCAAAGAATGTAAAGGTGAATCATGTTGCATGCATTGATGCAATAACCAAAGATTTCAGTTCTTCAACTTATTCAAGGTTACCTAATTACTTGCTAACCAGGTAATCAAGCATTGCGGAAGTATTGTTACACATAATGTGCATCCCTATATG
This is a stretch of genomic DNA from Brachypodium distachyon strain Bd21 chromosome 1, Brachypodium_distachyon_v3.0, whole genome shotgun sequence. It encodes these proteins:
- the LOC100832625 gene encoding myb family transcription factor PHL7 isoform X1; the encoded protein is MRGCQMYEPKPLSSTGSAHNNPIPHNQQIVPTANNAASNIGGNSSNINFATRQRLRWTDELHGRFLDALTQLGGPDRATPKGILRTMGVQGLTICHVKSHLQKYRLSKYIPDPTADGAKSDKKELGNLLAGIESSPGMELSEALKLQMEVQKRLRDQLEVQRQLQLRIEAQGKYLQKIMEEQQRLTGVLCESGTLNALVPVQELRQDFNKTDPLTPVPTSEPLIRDKASTVSDDHEGTDGLLKDLSSHDECHSSGREPLTPDSSCGAASPLDIPRDRLDHQNSESVLHHNILESRSGSDFQQASSVFPSSTRRSDSPAALYVSEDDFKNSPDV
- the LOC100832625 gene encoding myb family transcription factor PHL7 isoform X2, yielding MYEPKPLSSTGSAHNNPIPHNQQIVPTANNAASNIGGNSSNINFATRQRLRWTDELHGRFLDALTQLGGPDRATPKGILRTMGVQGLTICHVKSHLQKYRLSKYIPDPTADGAKSDKKELGNLLAGIESSPGMELSEALKLQMEVQKRLRDQLEVQRQLQLRIEAQGKYLQKIMEEQQRLTGVLCESGTLNALVPVQELRQDFNKTDPLTPVPTSEPLIRDKASTVSDDHEGTDGLLKDLSSHDECHSSGREPLTPDSSCGAASPLDIPRDRLDHQNSESVLHHNILESRSGSDFQQASSVFPSSTRRSDSPAALYVSEDDFKNSPDV